One Rossellomorea aquimaris DNA window includes the following coding sequences:
- a CDS encoding YuzF family protein, giving the protein MDIQMSTLTDPYLYQALMSMMDEFLVVQTNEGSVRGKLASVLPDHIVIEVSGTPFYVRSQQIVWFFPSYEDTGR; this is encoded by the coding sequence ATGGATATTCAAATGTCTACTTTAACCGATCCATATTTGTATCAAGCATTGATGAGTATGATGGATGAATTTCTCGTAGTACAGACGAATGAAGGCTCTGTACGGGGTAAGCTTGCAAGTGTTTTACCTGACCACATTGTCATTGAAGTGAGCGGAACGCCATTCTATGTTCGCTCTCAACAAATCGTATGGTTCTTCCCCAGTTATGAAGATACCGGCCGATAG
- a CDS encoding alpha/beta-type small acid-soluble spore protein has protein sequence MSRKKLLVPESRAAMDQLKAKVSGTQDPKEAKYEIAKEQGIPLQRGYNGKLTSEQAGKVGGRIGGNMVKELVRMAQENLNKK, from the coding sequence ATGTCGAGAAAAAAACTTCTTGTACCTGAATCCCGGGCTGCGATGGATCAATTAAAAGCGAAAGTTTCTGGTACGCAAGATCCCAAAGAAGCGAAATATGAAATCGCCAAGGAACAAGGTATTCCTCTCCAAAGAGGTTATAATGGAAAATTAACGTCTGAGCAAGCAGGAAAAGTTGGCGGAAGAATTGGCGGTAACATGGTGAAGGAGCTTGTGCGAATGGCTCAGGAGAATCTAAATAAAAAATAG
- a CDS encoding ABC transporter ATP-binding protein, producing the protein MAVAWGLMLVELAVELLNPLFMARIIDEGIMNGDLDVVMRWGFIMVGMSLLAFISGVTNSFFAAHTSQGFGYDVRESLYKKVQSFSFASFHKLPASSLITRLTNDVRQLQNTIFMSLRIMLRAPLLVVGSTIMALIVNVRLALILLIVIPVLWLFLLWVLKRGWSLFERVQSRLDKVNEVMKENLSGMRLIKAYTRSKYEESRFHGANEDLKDRTVRALRFMEIIMPLLMLVMNLALLSVLWFGSIDVASGGAKVGEVVAIVTYVTRISSVFSIFSFIITSFSRARASAGRVEEVLQTEIDLKDGEEVLQENTVMNGEITFKDVSFQYPSTRGKVLEGVSFKVEAGETVSILGATGSGKTSLFQLIPRLYDATEGSVELDGQSIRSISLDHVRKNIGYVPQEAVLFSGSVSENLLWGKEDATREEMIQAAKDAQIHETILNLSHGYDTVLGQKGVNLSGGQKQRLSIARALIRKPKILLLDDSTSALDLNTESKLLHSLKQYECTTMIITQKISTAMESDTILLLEDGVLIGEGTHTSLLEDSSLYQRIFQSQFGEEEIHHV; encoded by the coding sequence ATGGCGGTTGCCTGGGGTTTAATGCTGGTAGAGCTTGCTGTCGAACTCTTAAATCCGCTGTTTATGGCGAGGATTATTGATGAAGGAATTATGAATGGAGACTTGGACGTGGTGATGAGATGGGGCTTCATCATGGTGGGGATGTCTCTCCTCGCGTTTATTTCTGGCGTGACGAATTCATTTTTTGCCGCCCATACGAGTCAGGGATTTGGCTATGATGTGCGGGAAAGCTTATATAAAAAGGTTCAGTCGTTTTCCTTTGCAAGCTTTCATAAGCTCCCGGCATCATCCTTGATCACCAGGTTGACCAATGACGTAAGGCAGTTGCAGAATACAATCTTCATGAGTTTGCGCATTATGCTAAGGGCCCCGCTGCTAGTTGTCGGATCAACGATCATGGCACTAATCGTGAATGTTCGTCTTGCCCTTATTTTATTAATCGTGATTCCGGTTTTATGGCTGTTCCTGTTATGGGTCCTGAAACGTGGATGGAGCCTTTTTGAAAGAGTTCAATCCCGTCTCGACAAAGTAAACGAGGTCATGAAGGAAAACCTCTCCGGAATGAGGTTAATTAAAGCATATACACGAAGCAAGTATGAAGAAAGCCGATTTCATGGCGCAAATGAAGATTTAAAGGATCGGACTGTGAGGGCCCTTCGTTTTATGGAAATCATCATGCCACTTCTGATGCTCGTGATGAATCTTGCTCTCCTATCTGTTTTGTGGTTCGGAAGTATAGATGTTGCCTCAGGTGGAGCAAAGGTAGGAGAAGTCGTAGCGATTGTCACCTATGTTACGAGAATCTCTTCTGTTTTTTCAATTTTCTCATTTATCATTACAAGTTTTTCAAGAGCAAGGGCTTCCGCAGGCAGGGTAGAAGAGGTTCTGCAAACCGAGATAGATTTGAAAGACGGAGAGGAAGTACTACAGGAAAATACAGTGATGAACGGAGAGATTACATTCAAAGATGTGTCGTTTCAATACCCTTCAACCCGTGGGAAGGTGCTTGAAGGCGTATCGTTTAAAGTGGAGGCTGGCGAAACGGTTTCGATCCTGGGAGCAACCGGATCGGGTAAAACCTCCCTGTTCCAACTCATTCCTCGCCTGTACGATGCGACGGAAGGGTCTGTGGAACTGGACGGTCAATCCATCAGGAGCATCTCTTTGGATCACGTAAGGAAAAATATTGGGTACGTGCCCCAGGAAGCGGTCCTGTTTTCCGGGTCCGTATCAGAAAACCTTCTATGGGGAAAAGAAGATGCCACCAGGGAAGAAATGATCCAAGCTGCAAAGGATGCCCAAATCCATGAGACCATACTGAATCTTTCCCATGGATATGACACAGTTCTCGGTCAAAAAGGGGTCAATCTTTCAGGAGGACAGAAACAGCGTCTGTCGATTGCGAGAGCACTCATTCGAAAGCCAAAGATTTTATTACTGGACGATAGCACGAGTGCTTTGGATTTGAACACAGAATCCAAGCTGCTTCACTCCCTGAAGCAATACGAATGTACAACGATGATCATTACACAGAAAATAAGTACGGCCATGGAATCTGATACGATTCTGCTCCTTGAAGATGGAGTGTTAATCGGAGAGGGGACCCATACATCCCTATTAGAAGATTCCTCCCTCTATCAGCGGATTTTTCAATCTCAATTCGGAGAGGAGGAAATACATCATGTCTAA
- a CDS encoding uracil-DNA glycosylase → MSVIPEELVDICKKRMEPYPCEGFVYGRGPEQPTIMIVGEAPGETEIHNGMPFSGRAGKVLDDLFQYLEVPREDIYFTSTVRSRPYKIVPKKIGGNEIVEKKYNRAPNRKEQLAHAPILDYELQHIKPKQLVTLGNIGLQRLLGNQYTISQMHGRLIHAKVRRLKDLDSNEWIMSDESYSIFPTFHPASIFYNRSLEKEIYKDLDKLKEILRGK, encoded by the coding sequence ATGAGCGTGATACCGGAAGAATTAGTCGATATCTGTAAGAAAAGGATGGAACCTTATCCCTGTGAGGGGTTTGTATACGGACGCGGCCCGGAGCAGCCGACCATCATGATTGTCGGGGAAGCTCCAGGTGAAACCGAGATTCATAATGGAATGCCGTTTAGTGGACGGGCAGGAAAAGTGCTGGATGATTTATTTCAGTATCTGGAGGTTCCAAGGGAAGACATATATTTTACCTCAACGGTCAGAAGCAGACCTTATAAGATTGTCCCTAAGAAAATAGGGGGAAATGAGATCGTGGAGAAGAAGTATAACAGGGCCCCGAATCGTAAAGAACAGCTGGCTCATGCTCCGATCCTGGATTATGAGCTGCAGCATATTAAGCCAAAACAGCTTGTAACCTTGGGGAATATCGGTTTACAAAGACTTTTAGGGAATCAGTACACGATATCACAAATGCATGGCCGGCTGATTCACGCTAAAGTCAGGCGGTTAAAGGATCTTGATTCAAATGAGTGGATCATGAGCGATGAAAGCTACTCCATATTTCCGACCTTTCATCCTGCATCGATCTTCTACAATCGCTCATTAGAAAAAGAAATCTATAAAGACCTGGATAAGTTGAAAGAAATCCTCAGGGGGAAATAA
- a CDS encoding ABC transporter ATP-binding protein, giving the protein MSKHVRKKLGKNDKAKDARGTLRRLWNYLSEMKVILYLVILMVFISSAAALLGPFLVGKAIDEYIVTKETSGLIGLVIGLVAVYIFHSLSAWFQNYWMIGVAQDTVYRLRKDLFHQLHQLSIPFFDKRKHGELMSRVTNDIDNVSATLNSSFIQIISSILTLVGTVSIMLWLSPLLTLITLTIVPLMALGMKWITKRTGRLFKQYQQNIGELNGYIEETISGHSIIKTFSREDTAIKDFGEKNQRLRTAAYWADTYSGFIPKLMNVLNNLSFTIIAGVGGIFALNGMITIGVIVIFAEYARQFTRPLNELANQYNTLLSAIAGAERVFQILDEEEEAKDEGDAVEIDSVEGKVEFRHVSFSYEKGDQTLEDVSFIIIPGETVALVGPTGAGKTTITNLLSRFYELNEGTIEIDGQNIQVIKRKSLRQQMGFVLQDSFLFQGTIADNIRYGRLDADDEEVREAAKLANAHSFIEKMPEGYDTLLRHDGSGISQGQKQLLSIARAILSNPSILILDEATSSIDTITELKIQEALKRLMKGRTSVVVAHRLNTIRQADQILVLDQGKIIERGSHDELLKQNGFYHGLYHSQLKESS; this is encoded by the coding sequence ATGTCTAAGCATGTCCGAAAGAAACTTGGGAAAAACGATAAAGCGAAAGATGCAAGAGGGACGCTGCGTCGTCTTTGGAACTACCTTTCCGAAATGAAAGTGATCCTGTATCTCGTGATTTTAATGGTGTTCATCAGTTCAGCAGCAGCTCTTTTGGGGCCTTTCCTAGTGGGAAAAGCGATTGATGAATACATTGTAACGAAAGAGACTTCCGGATTGATTGGTCTTGTCATAGGTTTAGTAGCAGTGTACATTTTCCATTCCCTGTCCGCATGGTTCCAAAATTATTGGATGATTGGTGTGGCTCAAGATACGGTCTACCGCTTGCGGAAGGACCTTTTTCATCAATTACATCAACTATCGATCCCTTTCTTTGACAAACGGAAGCATGGGGAATTAATGAGCAGAGTGACAAATGATATTGATAATGTGAGTGCCACGTTGAATAGTTCGTTCATTCAAATCATATCCAGTATCCTGACATTAGTGGGGACCGTCTCGATCATGCTCTGGCTCAGTCCGTTGCTTACCTTGATCACATTAACCATCGTACCTCTGATGGCTCTCGGCATGAAGTGGATTACGAAAAGGACAGGACGTTTGTTTAAACAATATCAACAAAATATCGGGGAGCTAAACGGCTATATCGAAGAGACGATTTCGGGGCATAGCATCATCAAAACCTTTTCCCGTGAGGACACTGCGATAAAGGACTTTGGAGAAAAAAATCAACGGCTGAGAACGGCCGCGTATTGGGCCGATACCTATTCCGGGTTCATCCCGAAGCTTATGAATGTGTTGAACAATTTGAGTTTTACCATCATTGCCGGAGTCGGAGGGATCTTCGCATTAAATGGCATGATAACCATTGGTGTGATAGTAATCTTTGCTGAATATGCCCGTCAATTCACCCGTCCGTTGAATGAGCTCGCGAACCAATATAACACGTTATTATCGGCCATTGCAGGTGCTGAGCGAGTCTTTCAAATTTTAGACGAAGAGGAAGAAGCGAAGGATGAGGGGGATGCCGTGGAAATCGATTCCGTAGAAGGGAAAGTGGAGTTTCGGCATGTATCTTTTTCCTATGAAAAAGGGGACCAAACGCTTGAGGATGTATCCTTCATCATTATACCGGGTGAGACCGTTGCTTTGGTCGGACCGACAGGTGCAGGTAAAACGACGATTACCAATCTGCTGTCTCGTTTCTATGAACTGAATGAAGGCACCATTGAGATTGACGGTCAGAATATACAAGTCATCAAACGGAAGAGTCTTCGTCAGCAAATGGGATTTGTCCTGCAGGATAGCTTCCTGTTTCAAGGAACGATTGCAGATAATATCCGTTACGGCAGACTCGATGCGGACGATGAAGAGGTAAGGGAAGCAGCGAAATTGGCCAATGCTCATTCCTTCATAGAGAAAATGCCTGAGGGCTACGATACATTATTAAGACATGATGGAAGCGGGATCAGCCAGGGACAGAAACAATTATTATCCATTGCAAGAGCGATCCTTTCAAATCCGTCCATCCTTATTCTTGATGAAGCCACGAGCAGCATCGATACGATTACAGAGCTGAAGATTCAGGAAGCCCTCAAACGATTAATGAAGGGGAGAACAAGTGTAGTCGTAGCCCACCGTCTTAACACCATCCGCCAGGCCGATCAAATACTGGTCCTTGATCAAGGAAAAATCATTGAACGGGGATCTCATGATGAGCTTCTCAAGCAGAACGGGTTCTATCATGGGCTGTATCATAGTCAGTTGAAGGAGAGCAGTTGA
- a CDS encoding pyridoxamine 5'-phosphate oxidase family protein: MSQAELKQQILKVLDESKVGTLATVKNNKPHSRYMTFSHDELTLYTPTNKETHKTDEIEDNPNVHILLGYEGEGYGDTFVEIEGRATIEESTHYKEKLWNDHMKRWFEGPDDPEYIVLKIQPTAIRLMNDEENSPQSLEL, from the coding sequence ATGTCACAAGCTGAACTGAAACAACAAATCTTAAAAGTGCTAGATGAAAGCAAAGTAGGGACACTGGCAACGGTTAAAAATAATAAACCTCATTCCCGTTATATGACGTTTTCACATGATGAGCTGACTCTTTATACCCCAACAAACAAGGAAACCCATAAGACAGATGAAATTGAGGACAATCCTAATGTACATATCCTTCTTGGTTACGAAGGTGAGGGGTATGGAGATACCTTCGTCGAAATTGAAGGTCGCGCCACCATTGAAGAGTCCACTCATTATAAGGAAAAACTGTGGAATGACCATATGAAAAGATGGTTTGAGGGTCCAGACGATCCGGAATACATCGTCTTAAAAATCCAACCCACCGCCATCCGCTTAATGAATGACGAGGAGAATTCCCCGCAGTCGCTTGAATTATAA
- a CDS encoding manganese catalase family protein has translation MFKRINKLLIELPIPEHGDKNAAAAVQELLGGKFGEMSTLNNYMFQSFNFRQKKKLKPFYDIVASITAEEFGHVELVTNTINLLSVGNTFPGDPNIAPLQNGLDARNTYQYIATAQTALAGDSMGRAWTGDNVFSSGNLVLDLLHNFFLEVGARTHKMRVYEMTDHPTAREMIGYLLVRGGTHVLAYAKALEIATGVDLTKMLPIPDLDNSKFDTAVKFEEKGINNVLYTWSDNDYKDIAQIWKGTNPENGQPLRVIEGTPEGAPIPNLDDLPEEFAPGISKDDYELIAKRLLRNL, from the coding sequence ATGTTTAAACGAATCAATAAGCTGCTCATTGAACTACCCATCCCTGAACACGGTGACAAAAATGCCGCAGCTGCCGTTCAGGAATTACTTGGTGGAAAGTTTGGAGAAATGTCTACTTTAAACAATTATATGTTTCAGTCCTTTAATTTTCGCCAGAAAAAGAAACTCAAACCCTTTTATGATATTGTAGCCAGTATTACCGCAGAAGAATTCGGTCATGTGGAGCTTGTAACCAATACCATTAACCTGCTGTCTGTCGGGAACACCTTCCCCGGTGACCCTAATATCGCCCCACTCCAAAATGGACTGGATGCCAGAAACACGTACCAATACATCGCCACTGCCCAAACTGCTTTAGCCGGTGATTCCATGGGAAGGGCATGGACGGGGGATAATGTGTTCAGCTCTGGAAATTTAGTGTTGGATCTCCTGCATAATTTCTTCTTGGAAGTGGGAGCCAGAACCCATAAAATGCGGGTGTACGAAATGACCGACCATCCTACTGCCAGAGAAATGATCGGGTACTTACTAGTCCGGGGCGGCACGCATGTATTGGCCTACGCAAAGGCGCTGGAAATAGCAACCGGTGTAGATCTTACCAAGATGCTTCCCATCCCTGACCTTGATAATTCCAAGTTCGATACAGCTGTGAAATTCGAAGAAAAAGGGATTAATAACGTTCTTTACACATGGAGTGACAACGACTACAAGGATATCGCACAAATCTGGAAGGGAACAAATCCTGAAAACGGGCAGCCACTAAGGGTTATCGAAGGCACACCAGAAGGAGCCCCGATTCCTAACCTGGATGACCTGCCAGAAGAATTTGCACCTGGTATTTCGAAGGATGATTATGAGCTGATTGCGAAGAGATTGTTGAGGAACTTATAA